GCAAACCCATATTGGTTTAGTTATCCGGGGTATAGTGAGATTATGACCGGAAATGTCGATCTTAAGGTCAATTCAAACAGTTATAAAGCCAATCCTAATGTAAATGTTTTAGAATTTCTAAATCAGCAATCCAAGTTAAAAGGAAAAGTGGCCGCTTTTGGTGCGTGGGATGCGTTTGACAGAATTTTAAATGAAGAAAGAAGTGGTTTCCCTGTGATTTCGGCATTTGATAATGTTGGAGGAAATAAACCAACTGCGAGTCAAAAACTATTAAATGAGATGCGTAACAACTCGTACAAACCATTTCATATGGATGAATGTCTGGATGTTTTTACCCATTATCAGGCGATGGACGAACTAAAAACTAAAAAGCCAAAAGTACTTTATGTTGCTTACGGAGAGACAGACGAATGGGCGCATCATGGCCATTATCGTTCCTATCTTGATGCCGCAAATCAGGTAGATAAATGGATTGAAGAAATCTGGAATTTTGTTCAAAATGATCCCCAATACAAAAACAAAACAACTTTACTAATTACGGTAGATCATGGTCGTGGAGATAAAATAAAATCGCAATGGACAGATCATGGTTCTGATATTGCCGGAGCTTCGCAAATATGGTTTGCCACAATGGGTCCGGAAATAGCAGCAAAAGGTGAAATTAAAACTGATTCTCAGCTTTATCAAAAACAATTTGCGCAAACCCTTGCTAAAATTATGGGATATACTTTTACTGCCGAACATCCGGTTGCCAATGAAATCCCTGAAGTTTTACAAAAATAAAAGTTTTATTAGCCATGAATTCACTAAGTTATATTCCCCAATGGGTTAAATTCGTGAATTCGTGGCTAACTTTTTTATTCAAAACAAGAAACTACATCCCTTTGATAATTATAAAAAGGTTTTGGATTTTATAAATCAACTGAATCATTTTCAAAACAAACCATCAATTTTAACTGGTGAGAATCAACGTAATTTTCCACTTATCAAAATAGATTTTTCAAAAAAAATCTTTCAGGAATTAACAAAAACAGAAGCAGAGAAATTATGGAGATAAAATCCAAAACCGACAAGGTTTTAAAAACCTTGCAGGAAGAAAAAAACTCTGTACCTTTGAGCCTTTGCAACTTTGAGCCTTAAAAAAATGAAACAAATTACTTCAGTTCAAAATCCGTTTATAAAATCTCTTGTTTTACTACAGGAAAAAGCAAAAGCCCGCAAACAAACCGGAACATTTTTAATCGAAGGTTTACGTGAAATTTCGATTGCAATAAAAGGCGGATATGAAATTGAAACTGTTTTATTTTTGCCTGAATTAATCAATGAAAATCAAATTGATCAATTAGTTTCTTCTTCGGTTCAATTAATCGAAATCAATAAAGAAGTTTATCAAAAACTCGCTTACAGAGATACCACTGAAGGTATATTGGCTGTAGCCAAAACTAAATCACTGAAATTATCGGATCTGAAATTATCTGAAAACCCCTTAATTTTGGTTGCAGAAGCTCCTGAAAAACCAGGAAATATTGGCGCACTTTTACGAACTGCAGATGCAGCAAATTTAGACGCAGTTTTAATTGCAAATCCAAAAAGTGATTTATACAATCCAAACATTGTGCGTTCGAGTGTTGGATGTTTGTTTACCAACCAGATAGCAACCGGAAGCACGGCGGAAATCATTGCTTTTCTTCAGGAAAACAAAATTGATTTTTACTGCGCGACTTTACAAAATTCAACTTCCTACCATACTCAAAATTTCACGACTCCAACCGCTTTAGTTGTCGGGACAGAAGCAACAGGTTTAACACAAGAGTGGCGAGATGCAGCGACACAAAATATTATAATTCCAATGCAAGGCGAAATAGACAGTATGAATGTCTCTGTTGCAGCTGCAATTTTAATTTTTGAAGCAAAACGTCAAAGAGAATTTAAATAATCTAAAACCATAAGTTATGAATTACAAAATTTCATTTTTAGCCTTATTATTTAGTTTTACAGTTTCTGCACAAATTACAAATCAGGAAGTAGATGAATTGGTAAACCGAACGATAAAAGCATTTGATGTTCCAGGAATTTCAGTTGCTATTGTAAAAGATGGAAAAGTAGTTCTGGCAAAAGGATATGGTGTAAAATCTATAACAACCCAACAAAAAGTAGATGCTAATACTCTTTTTGGAATCGCTTCAAACAGCAAGGCATTTACCAGTGCTGCATTGGCAATGTTAGTTGACGAAGGCAAAATAAAATGGGATGATAAAGTGATTAAATATCTTCCGGATTTTAAAATGTATGATGATTATGTAACGAATGAATTCACCATTCGTGATTTATTAACACACAGAAGCGGCCTTGGACTTGGCGCCGGAGATTTAATGATCTGGCCTGACGGAAGTGACTTCACTGCAAAAGATATCGTCCATAACTTACGTTATTTAAAACCCGTTTCAAGTTTTAGAACAAAATACGATTATGATAATTTAATGTACATTATTGCAGGCGAAATTGTACACGTAGTAAGTGGTCAAACCTGGGCAGATTTTGTAGAAAATCGTATTATGAAGCCTTTAGAGATGAATGAAAGTGTCGCTTCTATAAAACGATTAAAAGATACTTCGAACGTTATTACACCGCACGTTCCAATTGACGGAAAACTAAAAACAATAAAAAGATACGAAAACCAGCTTTTTGATGGCGCTGCCGGAATTTATTCAAGTGTAAATGATTTGAGTAAATGGGCCATTTTGCAAATCAACAATGGTAAATATGGTGATAAACAATTGTTTTCTGAAAAAGAACACAACGAAATGTGGCAATTGCAAACTATTATTCCGGCCAAAACAAGACCGCCTTACAATACTCATTTTTCAGGTTATGGCTTAGGCTGGTTTTTAAGCGATGTAAAAGGCTACAAACAAGTTTCTCACACAGGAGGATTAGAAGGAAATGTAACGCAGACTACTTTGATTCCGGAGTTAGGGTTAGGAATTATTGTTTTAACCAATCAACAATCCGGAGCAGCTTTTAGTGCTATTACAAATACAATTAAAGACAGCTATTTAGGCATAAAATCAGAAGATTATGTAACTATTTATAGCAGCAAAATGAAGGAAAGCGAAGATTCTGCTGATAAAGTTACCGCCGAAGTCTGGGCAACAGTTGCAAAAAACAAAAAAGACAAACTGAAAACTGATTTCTCAAAAATCATTGGAACTTACAAAGACAATTGGTTTGGTGAAATTACCATCACAGAAAAAAAAGGAAAATTATATTTTGCATCTAAACGCTCTCCGCAATTAGCCGGTGAAGTATTCTTCTATAAAGACGGTAATTATGTTGTAAAATGGAACAATGCCTTTTTCCATGCCGATGCTCATTTATTATTTAAATATGATGGAAACGGAAAAGCAATTAACTTAAAAATGCTTCCAATTTCTGATCTGACTGACTTTAGTTATGATTTTCAGGATCTCGATTTTTCTAAAGAATAATTTTAGATTTTAGATTTTAGATTTTAGATTTTAGATTTTAGATTTTAGATTTTCCAAAAATAGCTTCGCTCTTTTTGGAATTTGGGATTTAAAAATTGGAACTTATTTCTAAATTATTCTTTTTTCTATGTCAGGCTGAGCGAAGTCGAAGCCCAATTCTTATATGAAAAAATCTAAAATCTAAAATCTGAAATCAACAATCCATTCCCTTGCGTATGTTCAAACTAATTCTTATTTTTAGTACTTGAACTATGCCGTTATGACAGAAATTGATATTGAAAAAGAAAATAAAGCTATTGCGCAGGAATACAAAGAATTACTACGAATTAGTTATCAGACTTTAAGCCCCGCAGACAAAAAATTAATTCGGAAAGCTTTTGATGTTGCCGTAGATGCCCATAAAGAGCAAAGACGCAAATCAGGAGAAGCCTATATCTTTCATCCTATTGCAGTTGCAAAAATTGTTGCCTCAGAAATTGGTTTGGGTGCGACCTCAATTGCTGCGGCTTTATTGCATGATGTTGTTGAAGACACTCCAATGACTGTCGACGAGATTGAACGTTTATTCAATCCAAAAGTAGCTCAGCTGGTAGAGGGCTTAACGAAAATTTCATTAGTTCAAAAAGATTTAAATGCTTCAATGCAGGCGGAGAATTTCCGTAAAATGATCCTTACTCTTAATGATGATGTTCGGGTTATCCTGATCAAACTGGCAGATCGTTTGCATAATATGCAAACTATGGATTCAATGGCGGAATATAAACAAACCAAAATTGCCTCAGAAACACTTTATATTTATGCTCCTCTCGCCCATCGCTTAGGACTTTACAATATTAAAACCAAACTGGAAGATTTAGGCTTAAAATATACTGAGCCCAATGTTTACAACGACATTGTAAGCAAAATCAGAGAGACCAAAGAAGAGCAGGATGCTTACATCAAAGATATTTCGGATGTTTTGAAGAAATCTTTAGACAGTGAAGATATTGACTACATCATAAAAGGACGTCCAAAATCAATTTATTCAATTCGTCGAAAAATGCGTGCCCAAAATGTAAGCTTCGATGAAGTTTACGACAAGTTTGCCCTTCGAATTGTATATAAATCAGATCCTCATGATGAAAAATTCATTGCGTGGAAAATTTATTCGATCGTAACCGATCACTACAGACCGAGCCCAAGCCGATTACGTGACTGGATTTCATCTCCCAAATCTACCGGATACGAAGCCCTTCACATTACCGTAATGGGACCAAAAGGACGTTGGGTCGAAGTTCAGGTTCGAAGCGAACGTATGGATGAAATCGCCGAAAAAGGATATGCAGCGCATTACAAATACAAAAACGGTGCAACCGAAGAAAGCGGCCTTGATGTTTGGCTAAATTTACTTCGCGAAGCATTAGAAAATCAGGAAACCAATGCGGTTGATTTTGTCGAAGATTTTAAAATGAATTTATATTCTAAGGAAATTTTCGTCTTTACGCCAAAAGGAGAAATTAAGTCACTTCCAAAAGGGGCAACTTCATTAGATTTCGCCTTTAGTATTCACTCCGAAATTGGAATAAAAACCAGAGGAACACGAGTAAACGGACGTTTAGTACCTTTAAATCATGAACTCAAAAGTGGTGATCAGGTAGAAGTTATAACTTCTGCAAATCAAAAACCAACTGTAAACTGGCTGGAATATGTAACGACCTCAAGAGCAAAAAATAAAATAAAAAATGTTCTTAACGAGAATACCAAAAAAATTGCCGAAGAAGGAAAAGAACTCCTTACACGAAAGTTAAAACACTTAAAAATTACGTTTAACGAACAAGTAACAAACGAGTTAGTTAACTTTTTTAAATTAAAAACAAGTTTAGATTTATTTTACAGAGTTGGAATTGGTGCCATCGAAAATCAGCAATTAAAAGATTATGCGGCACAAAAAAGCAATTCGTTTATTAATTTCTTTAAAAATAAAATCAAAAGAAATAAAGATACTGCTGATGAAGATATTCACAAGCCAATTATCAGCAGCAATTACGACATGCTGGTTTTTGGTACTGAACATGATAAATTAGACTATAAACTTTCGCAATGCTGTAATCCAATTCCCGGAGATGATGTTTTTGGATTTGTAACCATAAACGAAGGAATCAAAGTGCATAAAAAAGATTGTCCAAACGCCATAGGCATGCAGTCTAATTATGCTTATAGAATCATGAGCGCCAAATGGATTGACTCTTCTCAGGAAGAATTCAAAGCCATTATCAACATTACCGGAATGGACGTTTTAGGTCTTACGAATCAATTAACACGTGTTATTTCGAATAATATGAGCGTTAATATTCAAAGTATATCTTTGAGTACTGATGCCGGTATATTTCATGGTCAGATCGCGGTAATTGTAAAAAATAATACAATTTTGAAAAAAATGATCAATGCCATTAAAAAAATTGATGGTGTTGACAAAGTTACCCGAGAATACAGAACGTAATCAAATCGAAAGTTTAAAGTAATAAAGTCAAAAGGAAAGCATCATTGTGATTATTTTACTTAAACTATAATATATTTTTTATGGAAAATGAAAACTTAGAAATTCCTGCAATCCAATTTGATAAAAATGGAGAACTTATCATTGTTGCTTCAGCATCTTCATCTAAAGATGATTTTGATTTTTTTCAGGGAAAATCTACTATTCGAAATAAAAAACTAAAAAAAAGATTTGCAAATTGTACCGAATGGATTGAGTTTCCTTCTACTCAGGAGATGTACAAAATTTTAAACGGTATTGGCAATATTGACAATTTCCTCGCTTCTTTTGATGGAGAACCATTTGAGGGAATGACAGTCAGATTGTTCAATCCGGCAACAAAACTCTGGAGTATTTATTGGGCCGATTCAAATTCAGGCACATTAGACAAACCCGTAACAGGTTCCTTTGAAAACAAAGTAGGACATTTTTTCTCTAAAGATATTTTTGAAGAGAAAGAGGTGTTACAAGTATTCAGATGGGATGCCAGAGACGAAAATAATCCAGTCTGGAGTCAGGCAATGTCTGATGATAAAGGAAAAACCTGGGAATGGAACTGGTTTATGTACATGTCTAAAACGAAATAAAACTTTGTTAGATTTATCATAAATAAAAATAATTATGTTAATTAAGTTCATGCATTTTATTTAAAATATATCGTTGTAAAAGCCTGTGTTTGATGCAATGTTAGAATTCAAATTCAGATTAGAACGTTAAACTTTAAACCCGAAACTTTTATTCATTAAAAATAAAAATTTATCTTTGCCGGATATGACACTCATTTCAACTGACAACACTAAAAATCAAGAAATTGTAAAAAATGTTTTTACAATGTATCTTGAGCAAAAAGGGCATCGCAAAACTCCTGAGCGTTATGCTATACTTCAGGAAATTTACGATAGCGAAGAACATTTTGATATTGAAAACTTGTATATCAAAATGAAAAACAAAAACTATCGCGTGAGCAGGGCTACGCTTTACAACACGATTGAGTTATTGTTAGACTGCGCTTTGGTTAGAAAACATCAATTTGGACAAAATCAGGCTTATTACGAAAAATCGTATTTCGACAAACAGCACGATCATATTATCATGACCGATTCTGGCGAAGTAATTGAATTTTGCGATCCAAGAATTCAGACCATCAAAAAAACAATCGAAGAAATATTTGATATTGAGATTACCAATCACTCTTTATATTTCTACGGAAACAAGAAACAAAAACAATAATCCCGAAAGGAATTATTCAAAAATAAAAAAGAAAATTAACTACATTAATCAGTAGGGCAACTCAGATTGCCTCAACGCAAATTAAAACAGAATGACCGTAGATTTATTACTAGGATTACAATGGGGAGATGAAGGTAAAGGAAAAATTGTTGACGTTCTTACCTCAAATTATGATATTATCGCACGTTTTCAGGGAGGACCAAATGCAGGACATACACTAGAATTTGACGGAATTAAACACGTACTTAGAACAATCCCTTCTGGAATTTTTCATAAAGATTCAATAAATATCATCGGAAATGGAGTTGTAATTGATCCTGTAGTTTTTCAAAAAGAAATTGAAGGTCTGGAGAAATTCAACCTTGATATCAAAAAGAAATTAATCATTTCAAGAAAAGCACATTTAATTTTACCAACACACCGTTTGCTTGACGCAGCTTCTGAAGCTTCTAAAGGAAAAGCTAAGATTGGTTCTACTCTAAAAGGAATTGGACCAACTTACATGGACAAAACCGGAAGAAATGGTTTAAGAGTTGGTGATATTGAATTAGAAGACTTTAAAGAGCGTTACAGAGCATTGGCAGACAAGCACGAGGCAATGATTGCTTTTTATGATGTTGCGATTCAATACAACTTAGCTGAATTAGAAAAAGAATTTTTCGAAGCTATTGAAGAATTAAAAAAATTAGACTTTATTGATAGTGAAGAATACATTCACCAAGCTCAGAAAGCTGGTAAATCTATTCTTTGCGAAGGTGCTCAGGGATCTTTATTAGATGTTGACTTTGGAACTTATCCTTTTGTAACTTCATCTAACACAACTGCTGCCGGAGCTTGTACGGGTTTAGGAATTGCTCCTAACAAAATCAAAGAAGTTTACGGAATCTTTAAAGCTTACGTAACACGTGTTGGTAGCGGACCTTTCCCTACTGAACTTTTTGACGAAGTTGGTGCTACAATGGCAAAAGTGGGTAACGAATTTGGTTCTGTAACAGGAAGACAAAGACGTTGCGGATGGTTAGACTTAGTAGCCTTAAAATATGCTGTTCAGGTTAACGGAGTTACTCAGTTAATGATGATGAAAGGTGATGTTCTTTCTGGTTTCGAAACTTTAAAAGTTTGTACAGAATACAACTATAAAGGACAAAACATTGCGCACTTCCCTTATAACATTGAACCTGAAAATGTTACTCCGGTTTACAAAGAGTTTAAAGGATGGAAAGCAGACTTAACAGGATTGACAACTTATGACGAATTGCCAATTGAGCTAAAAGAATATATTGAGTTTATTGAAAAAGAAATCGAAGTGCCAATCAAAATTGTATCGGTTGGACCAGACAGAAAACAAACAATAACAAAATAATACACTTTAAACGCTCTGATAATCAGAGCGTTTTTTTTGAAACAATATTTACATGAGAAAAAATCCCGAAATAGAAATAACCGAAACTAAGTTATTATCAGACAATTGGTATGTATTAAACAAGGTAACTTTTAATTATACAAAAGAAAATCAAAAAACAGAATCACATATTCGCGAAGTCTATGATCGCGGAAATGGTGCTGGTATTCTACTTTACAATTCTTCTAAAAAAACAGTAATACTAACCAGACAATTTCGTTTACCAACTTATCTTAACGGAAACAAAACCGGAATGATGATTGAGGTTTGCGCAGGGCTTTTGGATAAGGATAATGCCGAACAGGCGATCATTCGCGAAACGGAAGAAGAAACAGGTTATCGCTTAAGTAAAGTTCAAAAAGTAATTGAAACTTATATGTCTCCGGGATCTGTAACAGAAATCCTGTATTTGTTTGTTGGAGAATATGATGAAAACATGAAAGTAAGTTCAGGTGGCGGTTTGGACGCAGAACAGGAAAATATTGAAGTTTTAGAATATACTTTTGATGAAGCTTACGCTATGATCGAGTCCGGAGAAATAACTGATGCTAAAACAATTTTATTGTTGCAGCATGCTAAAATAAAAGGTTTGATATAGCAAAAAACTTATTTTTTATTAATCTCTACACATTTACTGTTCTAATTTTAAAAATATGACACATCAGCAAATTCTGGATAAACTTGCCGCAAAGCACCTTACAAAATCAATTGATGACGATTTAGCAACATTAACTTTTTATGCAATGTGCTATGAAAAAGACCTGGAAAAACAGCTTTCATACATTTTACCTAAATTATTAAATCGCTGGAACTGTGTTTTAAATGCCAGTAAAATTTCTAATAATTACAAACAAAAAACAACTATTGCTCTGTCTGTTCTTCTACATAAATATGGTTTTAAAGACGATATAATAAACAAGAGGGCTATTGATGCAATAGATTTTTTAAACAAAGAAGTTGTTTTAAGCGATGATTTCTTTAGAAAATCAGAAGAAATAAAACTTTTTATCTTATCATCACCAACACCCTTAAAACGAAAACCTTCTGTTCCAGAAAGCGTTACTTTTTACAGAAAAGGTGATGTAATCTCAATTCAATTGGAAAATTATTTTTATGCTGCATATATTCATTCCATTTCTGGCGTTAATGAGAGCCCAATTTTAGAATTTTATGATGGTGTTTTTGATAAAATTCCAACTTGGGAAGAATTAGAAAATTTATCCGCCAAAGGTCAATTATATAATAGTGGAATTGAAAGAATTTCTAAATTTTCAGTTTACGGATTAAAACACGAACCCGACACTGCTAATCAAATTCAACTAATAAAGGCTTGTGTAGATACGCCTCCAGCAAATCACCATTTAGAAGAATCTGTAGGACTGCATAGTATTATTGATTTATTTAAAATGCAAAACGACATAACAAATTTATTTAACCCAGACAGATAAACACTTCATATTCTGTTTAATAAAAATAAAAAAAATCATTTTATTTAGATAAATATCATAGCTGTAAATGTAAATCCCGAAACCAAATCAAAAAATTATGTAAGCTTTTGACCATAATGATTTATAACTTTATTTTCATAAAATTATGATCCATGAAAAAGTTATATTACTCCGCAAATGCCCTGTTTATATTAATGTTAGCTTTATTAGCTTCTTGTAAAAAAAGCGAAACTGTACCTCTATCTGAGAATAAAAAAGATAGAAAAGCAATTGAATATAAGAAACCAGCTTCGGCTATTTCTTATCAAATTCAAAACACAAAAGAATGGCTAAAAATCAATGAAGCCGATAGTAGTAAAATGAATCTTGTTTATGCCGTAAACAGAACCGATAAAGCTAATTTCAAAAAACTGGATTCTGTTGTGATTCCAACAGATTTTAGCGGAGATTTAGTTTACTATATGCCATTTCCGCTTCATGTTTCTGCATTAGAAGGTGTGTCAAAAATTATCATTTTCTCCTATCCTACTCAAACTTTTGGCGCTTATGAAAACGGTGAACTGGTTCATACAGGCCCAACAAATATGGGAAGAAAAAAAGATCCTACTCCAACAGGATTATTCTTTACTAATTGGAAAGCTGAAAAAACAACCAGTACTTTTAATGACGAATGGGATTTAAAATGGAATTTCAATATAGAAAATAAACTTGGAGTTGGTTTTCATCAATATGAATTACCAGGTTATCCGGCTTCACATTCCTGCTTAAGACTTCAGGAAAAAGATGCCAAATATCTATACAAATTTGCAGATGAATGGATTTTAAAAGACGAAGAAAATGTAAAAGTCAAAGGAACTCCGGTCGTAGTTTTTGGAAGTTATAATTTTGACGGCCCGAAACCATGGCTACAATTAGCATCTAATCCAAAAGTGTTGAATATTTCAGAAAGCGAAATTGAAAATCAGATAAAACCATTTTTAAAAGAAATTCTAGAAAATCAAAAGCTAAGAGAAACTGAGCCAAATACAACTATGTAAAAACTTGCATCATCATATAAAATCCGCCGAGACATTTAACTAATGTTTCAGCGGATTTTTTTTAAAAAACTTTAGAATACTCGGTTAAAGCCTTTTATCTTATCTTCTGTAAACCTACAGCTAAAGCTGGTGGTAACTTAAACACATAATTTCGATCCTGCAAAACCTTTGCCCCTATGAGCCTCTGAACCTTTGCATCTTAAAAATATAAATAAGCGAACATTCACTTATTATTTATATCTTTGTACCATAATTCAGAAAATTATGAGAACAAGAGATATTAATAAAGAAGGAATTGTAAAGCAAAAAGCAATAGAAATGCTGGTTTCACAAGGAGTGGAAGGTTTTGGAATGAATCGCCTGGCGAAAGAATGCGGTGTTTCTGTAGCTACACTTTATATTTATTATTCTGATAAAGAAGATTTGATTAAGAAAATCGGAACTGAAATAGGCCAAAATTTCTTTGACGAAATGCTAGATGGGTTTTCATCAGAAATGTCTTTTGTTGATGGATTACGTAAACAATGGGAAAATCGTTCAAAATTTGTCATTGAGCATCCTCTTGAAACTACGTGTTTTGAACTTTTAAAACATTCAACTTATGGAGATGCAATTCTTGCTGAAATCACTTCTGAATTTAGAGCCGAAATGACAAAATTCATCACAAAATCAATCGAAAAAAAGGAACTACTTCCTATGACATTTGAGATTTTCTGGAGCATTGCTTATGGTTCTCTCTATTCTCTTTTAGAGCTTCACAGAGAAGGAAAATCGATGTCAGGCAAACCATTTGTTTTTACAGATCAAATTAGAGAAGAAGCTTTTAATTTGATCCTGAAGGCACTTATACCCTAGCAACAATTACAATATCAATTACAATATCAATTACAATATCAATTACAATATCAAAATACAACAGAATGAAAACTTCACTTATAGAGAATAAAAAAATTGCTATTATTGGCGGTGGTCCAGTGGGACTTACAACTGCTCGAATTTTACAAATTAATGGTGCAGATGTAAAAGTTTATGAAAGAGACCTCAATGCCCAAGCCAGAACTTCTGGAGGAACACTTGACATACATTCAGGTTCAGGGCAATATGCGATTCAGAAAGCCGGACTAATGGAAGAATTTTATAAATATGCGCGTCCGACTGGTGAGAAAATGGCCGATATGCACGGAAATATCAATGCCGATGAAATGCCGGACGAAACAAATGCTTATTCAAGACCTGAAATTGACCGCAACGATCTACGCAAAATTATGCTGGAAAATCTTCATGAAAATACCGTTGTCTGGGATAGTCAATTAACAAATATTGAAAAAGACGAAAATCAATACATTTTAAAATTCAAAAACGGTACAACAGCAAAAGCCGATTTTGTAATTGTAGCCAACGGCGGAAGATCAAATGCCCGAAAATTTGTAAGCGATCAAGAACCTCAACTTTCCGGAACGTATATAATTCAGGGAGAAATTACAAATCCAGATCAGGATTATCCAGAATTCAAACCTAAATATGGCAACGGAAATGTAATGGCTATGGGTGAGCAGAAAATGTTTTATACCCATACTATGAGCGATGGCTCTGTACATTTTGGTGTTTCTTTTAAAGCTGATGAAAATTGGATTTTAAACAACGGAATCAATTTTGAAGATGACAAAGCTGTGATTTCTTTTTTAAACGAAACTTTTAAAAACTGGAGCAATGATTACAAAAAATTCTTTGCCG
The sequence above is drawn from the Flavobacterium sp. N2038 genome and encodes:
- a CDS encoding L,D-transpeptidase, which encodes MKKLYYSANALFILMLALLASCKKSETVPLSENKKDRKAIEYKKPASAISYQIQNTKEWLKINEADSSKMNLVYAVNRTDKANFKKLDSVVIPTDFSGDLVYYMPFPLHVSALEGVSKIIIFSYPTQTFGAYENGELVHTGPTNMGRKKDPTPTGLFFTNWKAEKTTSTFNDEWDLKWNFNIENKLGVGFHQYELPGYPASHSCLRLQEKDAKYLYKFADEWILKDEENVKVKGTPVVVFGSYNFDGPKPWLQLASNPKVLNISESEIENQIKPFLKEILENQKLRETEPNTTM
- a CDS encoding TetR/AcrR family transcriptional regulator; its protein translation is MRTRDINKEGIVKQKAIEMLVSQGVEGFGMNRLAKECGVSVATLYIYYSDKEDLIKKIGTEIGQNFFDEMLDGFSSEMSFVDGLRKQWENRSKFVIEHPLETTCFELLKHSTYGDAILAEITSEFRAEMTKFITKSIEKKELLPMTFEIFWSIAYGSLYSLLELHREGKSMSGKPFVFTDQIREEAFNLILKALIP
- a CDS encoding FAD-dependent oxidoreductase, translating into MKTSLIENKKIAIIGGGPVGLTTARILQINGADVKVYERDLNAQARTSGGTLDIHSGSGQYAIQKAGLMEEFYKYARPTGEKMADMHGNINADEMPDETNAYSRPEIDRNDLRKIMLENLHENTVVWDSQLTNIEKDENQYILKFKNGTTAKADFVIVANGGRSNARKFVSDQEPQLSGTYIIQGEITNPDQDYPEFKPKYGNGNVMAMGEQKMFYTHTMSDGSVHFGVSFKADENWILNNGINFEDDKAVISFLNETFKNWSNDYKKFFAVSTEFSGLPLRLFSLEESWKEHSNITLVGDAAHLMPPFAGEGVNMGLFDAFHLTENLTNGKFETIDEAIQDYEKKMFGYALEAQRMTKKMEDLLHSDISAEDILNSRGA